The proteins below come from a single Benincasa hispida cultivar B227 chromosome 4, ASM972705v1, whole genome shotgun sequence genomic window:
- the LOC120075922 gene encoding LOW QUALITY PROTEIN: MACPF domain-containing protein At4g24290-like (The sequence of the model RefSeq protein was modified relative to this genomic sequence to represent the inferred CDS: inserted 1 base in 1 codon): MIPILSGQIWRQVKILDLYLLLLLLLLLPSLTFLNLIPFAWFLRFFVDHXSSFADLAVGRSAMLSPEKSVEVRALDCLGRGFDLTNDFRLKFVKGNGVGGRRLVVVDDVNKRDMVFPDGAVVRGVSQDIRCDKGDRIRFKSDVLQFNQMSETLNQKSSIQGKVPSGYFNSMFDLSGDWFHDAADANYLAFDGYFIALYYLHLTASPLVLQDEVKKAVPSNWDPASLSRFIQTYGTHIIVGTAIGGQDLISVRQRPSSPIPPAELRRHLEDLGDILFSDKRSPSTLQRKRDGKVPELFTRILQSSSIQLTSISETSSKDGITLICSKRGGDPFLHSHTSWLQTVSSKPEVILFRFVPITSLLTGVAGSGYLSHAINLYLRYKPSLGDLQYFLEFQIPTQWAPNFCELPLGHQRKKATCPTLQFTFMSPRTYITPTQVTSSTKPLVGLRLYLEGKKSNWLALHVQHLTSLPKVMARLMGTSNVSSRSRWLGSDDSDSNSQFLEPIKWKSYSNVCTSVVRHDPNWLQQDGDGVYIVTGAQLISKGKWPKTILHLRLQFTHLPNCTIRRTEWAAARETSRKSTFLMNLSTTFTFTQRAAGDKKKQVPGALNSGVYGEAPPVPVRSKKLLKYVDTAEVVRGPHDAPGHWLVTAAKLVTEGGKIGLNVKFALLDYS; this comes from the exons ATGATTCCTATTTTATCTGGTCAAATTTGGAGGCAGGTCAAAATTTTAGATCTGTACCTACtacttctacttcttcttcttcttccttctctgaCCTTTTTGAATCTTATTCCATTTGCGTGGTTTCTCCGATTCTTTGTTGATC CATCATCCTTCGCCGACCTTGCTGTTGGACGTTCCGCGATGCTCTCGCCGGAGAAGTCTGTTGAGGTTCGAGCTTTGGATTGTTTGGGGCGAGGGTTTGATCTGACGAATGATTTTAGGttgaaatttgtgaagggaaatGGTGTCGGAGGACGGAGGTTGGTGGTGGTCGACGATGTAAACAAAAGGGATATGGTGTTTCCCGATGGAGCTGTCGTTCGGGGAGTTTCTCAGGATATTCGTTGTGATAAAGGAGATCGAATTCGCTTCAAATCCGATGTTCTTCAGTTCAATCAG ATGTCTGAGACATTGAATCAGAAATCTTCCATCCAAGGAAAAGTTCCTTCGGGCTATTTTAACTCTATGTTTGATTTGAGTGGAGACTGGTTTCATGATGCTGCTGATGCCAATTATCTTGCTTTTGATGGTTATTTTATCGCACTATACTATTTGCATTTAACGGCCTCTCCCCTTGTATTGCAAGACGAAGTGAAGAAAGCTGTTCCATCTAATTGGGATCCAGCATCTTTGTCCAG GTTCATACAGACGTATGGAACACATATAATAGTAGGAACGGCTATTGGAGGTCAAGATTTAATTTCAGTACGGCAGAGACCTTCCTCGCCAATACCTCCTGCTGAGCTTCGTAGACATTTGGAGGATCTTGGAGACATTTTGTTTTCCGATAAAAGAAGTCCTTCTACTCTGCAGAGGAAAAGAGATGGAAAG GTTCCAGAACTATTCACACGAATTTTGCAGTCAAGTTCTATACAGTTGACCAGTATTTCAgaaacatcaagcaaggat GGAATCACCTTAATTTGCTCCAAGAGAGGAGGGGATCCCTTCCTGCATAGTCATACTAGCTGGCTCCAGACTGTTAGCTCAAAACCAGAAGTTATCTTATTCAGATTTGTACCTATTACTTCACTTCTTACTGGGGTTGCAGGCAGTGGTTATCTTAGCCATGCAATAAACTTGTACTTACGCT ATAAACCTTCTTTGGGGGACTTGCAATACTTCTTGGAGTTCCAAATTCCAACACAATGGGCACCAAACTTCTGTGAGTTGCCTCTTGGGCATCAGAGGAAAAAGGCTACTTGTCCCACCCTGCAGTTCACTTTTATGAGTCCTAGGACGTACATCACCCCCACCCAg GTCACAAGTAGTACAAAACCGTTAGTTGGCCTTCGCCTGTATTTAGAAGGGAAGAAATCCAATTGGTTGGCTTTACATGTACAGCATCTGACCAGCCTTCCCAAAGTCATGGCTAGATTGATGGGCACATCTAATGTATCAAGTCGAAGCCGGTGGCTAGGTTCCGATGACAGTGACTCCAATAGCCAATTCCTAGAACCTATTAAATGGAAAAGCTATTCAAATGTGTGCACTTCAGTCGTCAGGCATGATCCCAACTGGTTGCAGCAAGATGGAGATGGTGTTTACATTGTAACGGGAGCTCAGCTCATCAGCAAAGGGAAATGGCCTAAGACAATACTTCATCTCCGCCTGCAGTTCACTCACTTGCCCAATTGCACCATTCGAAGAACTGAGTGGGCTGCTGCTCGTGAAACTTCTCGAAAGTCGACTTTCCTCATGAATTTAAGCACGACATTCACGTTCACACAGCGAGCTGCTGGTGATAAAAAGAAGCAGGTCCCAGGTGCTCTGAACTCTGGTGTCTATGGTGAGGCACCACCAGTCCCAGTTCGATCAAAAAAGCTTCTCAAATATGTGGATACAGCTGAGGTGGTAAGGGGGCCACACGATGCTCCCGGACATTGGCTAGTAACGGCTGCTAAGTTGGTAACTGAGGGTGGTAAGATTGGTTTGAATGTAAAGTTTGCATTGTTAGATTACAGTTGA